From Leptotrichia wadei, one genomic window encodes:
- a CDS encoding GyrI-like domain-containing protein — translation MAFNFKKEFKKFYRPSENPEIIEIPKMNFIAVRGKGNPNEKDGEYQKAVEMLYGVAYTLKMSYKTEYKIEGFFEYVVPPLEGLWWQENVENENYLLNKELFNWISLIRVPDFIKKEDVEWAIKYATEKKKKDFSKVEFFSYNEGLCVQCMHIGSYNEEPETIQRMNEFAQESGYSIDLTVERYHHEIYLSDPRKIDINKMKTVIRQPVKN, via the coding sequence ATGGCATTTAATTTTAAGAAGGAATTTAAAAAATTTTATAGACCGTCGGAAAATCCTGAAATTATAGAAATTCCTAAAATGAATTTTATAGCAGTGCGAGGGAAAGGAAATCCCAACGAAAAAGATGGCGAGTATCAGAAAGCAGTTGAAATGCTATATGGAGTCGCCTACACTCTTAAGATGAGCTATAAAACAGAATACAAAATTGAAGGATTTTTTGAATATGTTGTTCCACCACTAGAAGGACTTTGGTGGCAGGAAAATGTAGAGAATGAAAATTATTTGTTAAACAAGGAATTATTTAACTGGATTTCTTTAATTAGAGTGCCTGATTTTATTAAAAAGGAAGATGTGGAATGGGCTATAAAGTATGCTACTGAAAAAAAGAAAAAGGATTTTTCAAAAGTTGAATTTTTCAGCTATAATGAAGGACTTTGCGTACAATGCATGCATATAGGAAGCTACAATGAAGAACCTGAAACTATCCAAAGAATGAATGAATTTGCACAAGAATCTGGATATAGTATTGATTTAACAGTTGAAAGATATCACCATGAAATTTATTTAAGTGACCCAAGAAAAATAGATATAAATAAAATGAAGACAGTAATAAGACAACCTGTAAAAAATTAA
- a CDS encoding GyrI-like domain-containing protein yields the protein MKYEIVEIKEKTLIGFKTRVKDDKTMSEKISNLWKKLYSKKGSKNIKERINDNSIGVYYNYSNENGFEYDCLTGCEVKNKIDEIPEDMIKIKIPKGRYAKFVIFGDPVKAVGEFWYKFWEEFGKEKSDIRNYTYDFEEYIAGNDYENMEIHVYISIK from the coding sequence ATGAAATATGAAATAGTAGAAATTAAAGAAAAAACTCTCATTGGATTTAAAACACGAGTGAAAGATGATAAAACAATGTCTGAAAAAATTTCAAATTTATGGAAAAAACTATATTCTAAAAAAGGTTCCAAAAATATAAAGGAAAGAATAAATGATAATTCTATTGGAGTCTATTATAATTACAGTAATGAAAATGGCTTTGAATATGATTGTCTTACAGGTTGTGAAGTGAAAAATAAAATTGATGAAATTCCTGAAGATATGATAAAAATAAAAATTCCCAAAGGAAGATATGCAAAATTTGTGATTTTTGGTGATCCTGTAAAGGCTGTTGGAGAATTTTGGTATAAATTTTGGGAAGAATTTGGGAAGGAAAAATCTGATATAAGAAACTATACTTATGATTTTGAAGAATATATAGCAGGTAATGATTATGAAAATATGGAAATTCACGTTTATATTAGCATAAAATAA
- a CDS encoding helix-turn-helix transcriptional regulator, with protein sequence MKINRLFEIIYLLLEKRTITAKELAAHFEVSVRTIYRDIDILASASIPIYFQRGKHGGIKLMDNYIMNKSLLSQKEQNEILYALQSLNATNYFNNDKTLSKLSAIFNQKADNWIKIDFSRYNNDDDNTLFEKLKEAILTKQTVKFDYFNTKGKHSERTADPLTLWFKEKAWYLFAYCHKKNDIRQFKITRIKNLTLTNEYFEKTIKDFEINNNKSTVKNVKIIIEIDKSQAYRVYDEFSEENINKMENGNFEIIMEYPENGWVYGYLLSFGEHLKVKEPERIKKILFEKISKMKKNYI encoded by the coding sequence ATGAAAATTAACAGATTATTTGAAATTATATATTTATTACTTGAAAAAAGGACAATTACTGCAAAAGAGCTTGCTGCACATTTTGAAGTGTCCGTAAGAACAATTTATAGGGATATTGATATTCTCGCTTCCGCTAGTATTCCTATCTATTTTCAAAGAGGAAAACATGGCGGAATAAAATTAATGGATAACTACATAATGAATAAATCCCTACTTTCCCAAAAGGAACAAAACGAAATACTTTACGCCCTCCAAAGCCTAAATGCCACAAACTACTTCAACAACGATAAAACTCTCTCAAAATTAAGTGCCATTTTCAATCAAAAAGCAGACAACTGGATAAAAATAGATTTCTCAAGGTACAACAATGATGACGACAATACCCTATTTGAAAAATTAAAAGAAGCAATATTGACTAAACAAACTGTAAAATTTGACTACTTCAATACAAAAGGTAAGCATTCTGAAAGAACTGCAGATCCCCTGACTTTATGGTTTAAGGAAAAAGCCTGGTACTTATTTGCCTATTGCCACAAAAAAAATGATATTCGTCAATTTAAAATAACAAGAATTAAAAATCTAACTTTAACAAACGAATATTTTGAAAAAACAATCAAAGACTTTGAAATAAATAACAACAAAAGTACAGTAAAAAATGTAAAAATCATAATTGAAATAGACAAATCACAAGCATACCGTGTCTATGATGAATTTTCTGAAGAGAATATAAACAAAATGGAAAATGGAAATTTTGAAATTATAATGGAATATCCTGAAAATGGATGGGTTTATGGCTATCTTTTATCCTTTGGAGAACATTTGAAGGTAAAAGAGCCAGAGAGAATAAAGAAAATTTTGTTTGAAAAAATTTCAAAAATGAAGAAAAATTATATTTAA